Sequence from the bacterium genome:
CAGCGTGAAAAAGACATCCAGCGTCTGGAGAAGGATCTGGCGCAGATGAAGAAAAAACTCGAAGAACGGCGGATGAAAAAAAGTCAGATTGTCGGCAAGCGGCTGAGCCAGCTGATGGGCCGGTCGGATGATCTTGAATGGTGAGCCCTGTGCGTGGGCGAGGCCGGCTGCACCGCTGGACCTCTCCCGCGCGGGATGGAGTGAGCGCGAGGCTGCGGTGGAAGCGGTGTCAGCGGCCAAGCGGCTCCCGGAAGAGTTTTCGGTAGGATTTTTTGTGCGACGATGCGAAAAACGGTTCCATCGTCTCGGCCAGCGCGTTCTTCCATTGTTCCTGCTCCTGATGCAACACCGCCACCAGAGCGCCGATAGCGGCAATGGTCTGCGGGTGGCGCAACAGGGGCGAGCTCTTTTGCAGATGATCCAACAGTTTTACCTGCTGCACCGCAAGATCGTTGAGATGGCCGAGGTGGTCCTGCACCTGTCTGAGCTGCTCCAGCAGTGGCGCCATCGCCGGTTGGGGGAACAGCGAAGAGAAAAACTCGAGCAGGTAGCGGAGTTTTTTCGTTTCTATTCGCATGCGATGCAGAGCCTCATCGTCCGCATTCCGCCAGTCCTCTTTTTTCATTTTTTGCAGTTGTCCGAATTTTTTCCATACCAGCTTGGCCACTTCTTGTCTGATCGGCAGCCTGCCCGCAGGGCGGGAAGCCCATTCGGTCTTGTCCTGTTCCAATGAGAACAGCCACTGTTTTTTGATGCGTTGATACGCTGCGCCGTTCAGAACTCGAACAAAGCGCAGGTATTCTTTTTGCCGTTCCCGGGCAATGGCTCTGAGCAGTTTTTCCAAACCAGGATGCAGCGAAGTGGGCAGCAGCTTGTGATACAGCGGCCGGCGCAACAGCTGCACGTCCAGGTCGCGCAAAGGATTGGTCGCTTCGCTCAGAAGACGGAAATCTCGGCGCAGGGCGTCCAGTTTTTTCGCCGGCAGGTTTTTTTTGAACAGGCTGATGACGGATCGGGCTCTGCGGATGGCGACGCGGAAATCGTGTAAAAATTCCACATCCCAGTCGTGCCGCAGCCCCCTCTCGTTCTGCAGCAGGATTCTGATCTGAAAGGCCAGCAGCAGGGTCAGCGCGTGATAAGCCGGCCATTGCGGCTGTAGTTTCACAATGCGTTTGGGACGATAGTCCGTGAGAGCGATGCGCAAGTGCTCAAGGAACAGCAACCAGGGATTGCGTTGGACTTGTTCACCTCCCCAGGCCTTCATCTCCTTGATCAACGCACGCAGGTCTGCGCTAAAACCCTTCTCCCCGTTGATCATGACCAAAAGGAAGCGTCCTTTGCTGCGAACGGATTCGATCACCACGCCCTGGCCGATGACCTGCTGTTTCCGGTTGAACAGCATGATTCCAATTCGTCGCTCCCGCCAGTCCGCCTGCGGCAACAACGCACGCGGTTCCACCAAAGGAGCGATCTTTTTTTTTAACGCGGACCACGGCAGATCACGGACGTGTAGGACCAGTTTTCTGGTTCTGCATGCCATGCCCTGTCCCAAGCCGGCTTTTTTATAAGGCACCAGAGTATATTCAAAGCCGGTTTTGATCAGAATGAGACCATGACGAAACAGCCGGCCGTCAAAAGTATCCAACAGAATCTTTTTCCCCTGCCAGGGTTGAATGCGGCGAACGCGATAATAGCCGCCGAGTCTGCGCAGAATCTGCGCAGAGGACAGGGTAGGAGGGAAAACCAGGCTTTTCATAGGCTGCTTTCCTGGAGAATTGGGGCAATGAATTAAATGTTACCGAATTTTCCTTTGATTGGCAAGAATTTTTTTGCAGAACAGATGTTCATAAAATTTAAAAAAAAGCTTGACAAATTGTCGCTGTTGTGCTATATTTAGGTGAACAGATGTTTAACTAAAAAATGTATGTACACCATGAAAAACGAGTTGACCGACAAGCAAAAAAAGGTACTTGATGCCATCCGCAGGTACCAGGCTGAACAGGGTTACCCGCCGACTGTCCGTGAGCTGGCAGAGATGTTCGGCCAGTCGTCCACAGCTGGTATTCATAAGATTTTACTACTTTTACAGCAAAAAGGCTTTTTGAAAAAACGGCAGGGCGGAAAATCCCGTTCCCTCAATGTCGTGCAGGACCTGTTAGAGTCCAGGGACATCGGAAGGGCCTGCTCCTTTCCGATTTTGGGCAAAGTTGTGGCCGGCATGCCGGAGTTGGCGGTAGAGGAGCGCGAAGGTGAGCTGTATCTGGATTCGGATTGGGTCGGCAAGGAGGATATTTTCCTGTTGCGCGTGCGTGGTCACAGCATGATCGATGCCAACATTTATGAAAATGATCTGCTCATTGTGCAGATGACGCAGAGCTGTCATAACGGCGACATCATTATCGCCATGCTGGATGATGAAGCCACAGTCAAACGATTTTTCAATGAACGGGACCGGATTCGGCTGCAGCCGGAAAATCCCACCATGCAGCCCATCTATGTGAACAAGCATGATCCGAGTTTTCGCATCATCGGCAGGGTCAAAGGCCTGTTGCGCCGATATTAATTTCAGGAGATGAAAATGTACGTTGAGATGAAAGAAAAGAAGGACTTGCTTTTGGATCCGTTGTTGGAGGGTTCGACCGAAACAAAGTTGGACGATCCCTCCGTTTATCTGGCCTTCAGCCTGGCGGCTGTGAACCGCCTGTTCCAGCAGGTGCAACGCCAGGACGGCGCCACGGTGGAGGATTTTTACGCTTTTCTCAAGACGCGGGAACCCCAGCTGCACAATGCGATTGAACAAGCATGGCAAAAAATGGATGGTCCGATTCAAGGCATGTATCTGGAGGGGGCGTTGGATAGCAGGACTCTGCGCACCTGGAAGCTGGCGGTGCAGACTTGGAGACGACTAGTGTCGGCTGCGGTGCAGCTGTTCCGTCTGCACCTGAAGCCGTTGCACAGCGACGAGATCTATGCGCTGCCCAATGTGGCCTGAACGAGTTGTTGCCGAAAGGCGCTATGGCGATATCATACCGAGCAAGGCAGTCTTTTTTGAGCAACCAGGGTGAATACGATGAGCAAACTTTTTAGAAATGATTGGGCCGGTTACTGGGCCAAGTTCGACGATGCGGCGTTGCTGCAGCATAAGGCGATGAACATCGACGAGACGCTGCGCGCCATCGAGAGTGAGCTGGACATCAAGCTGCTCTCAGGCGATCAGATGCAGGTGATCGATGCGCTGGAGGAGCGCATTCGAACCATGAGCAAACGCCGCAAACCGGTCAGCAGTCTACAGACCAGTCTGTTTGATTAGTCTGACGGGATCTGGTTTGCAGCGTGATCATTTGTCCGCTCAGCCCGGAGCGTTGGCTCCAGCCTGGCCGTTATGGCTTTTCCTTTTTTTAAGTCTAGAAATCAACCCAAGGCAAAGGCCGTGGTCTGCCGTTTACGCGGGGCCAAACAGATTCAGCTCGTCCAGCGACAGCCTGCGTCTGCTCATGCCCTGTTTATTTCCCCTATTTTCTTACCCATGATGTTTCCTCCCAATTGCTCGCCGCAGTCTGCGCCAACCCCTGGTCGCGGTCGCCCCACTGGGTGTGCATCAAACCATACATCAGCGGCTGGGAGCGGTAATTCGCCAATACTTTTTCCCAGGTTTGGTGGTTGACCAGATCATCCCAGGGACACCCATAGGTGCGGAAGCCCCTGTCGATGAAAAATTTGGCGCCCTGCTCCAGCAGATCCATCTGTTCATAATTTTCCACTGAATAATACCAATGCGCCATGATGATGTCCCGGTTCAACAAGTCGCAGGTTTTTTCCAGATTTTTTTTGCCTGCGTTGTGATAGGGATTCACCGCATCCGCCCACATGATCATGTCTACACGGCGGTCGCAATTTTTAATGATCTCGTGCATGCGGTTGATCTGATAGGCGATCAGTTCATAATCCTGCATGCCGCGTTTTTGACAGCGGCTGTCGCTGTTGACGATGCCGATCTCATCGTGGTTCACATGGATTTTTTTCGGCTGGAAGCAGCGGATCACCCGGTCGATGTTTTTTGCGAATTGAAGGTATACCCCCTCCTCCGAGGGACAGGCTTTGGCAAAACGGTGGTTGCGCAGATCAACGATATCCGCATCGAGAAACGCCGTCCCCTTGGCCGGCAGGCGGCCCGTGGCCAGCCGCCGCAGCACCGGCGGCTCAACGCTGACGATCTCATAATCGACCCCGGGAGTATAGACCATGCCGCCCCCGGGCTGGGCATGCAGATGCGGTCGGGATGATTCCAGGTTTACCAGGCAGTGAATATCAAAACGGCAGGTGTCACGGACAAATACCACCGGCTCATCCTTCAGTCTGCTGGCCTCCAACTGGGCGGTGGTGGGCGCCAGCCAGACCGTAGGGATCGGCTCCACGTGGTGACGCCGCAGCAGATCGAAATACTCCTGCAGACCGCTGCGGATGAGCGGATCGTCCATTTGAAAATAGGCGCCGGTGTAAACGACGATTTCGTTGTATTTCAGATCAATGGCCTCGTACAGACGTGCGCGCGCTTGCTCGGTCATGGGTACAGGCCAGTCATGAAAAGCGCAGCGGTGCGCCTGTGCCGGATAGTCGAGCACCTCTGCCTCGGGCAGGTTGGATTCAGTCAGCAACAGCAAGCGCAGCGTCACCAATCCGTTGTGCAGGCCTGCCGGGCTTGCGGCGCTCAAACGGATTCGCGCCTCTTTGACCGAAAGCGTGTACGCCTCTGGCGAAGCCCAGGGTCTATGCGCCTCGACGGCTAAAACGATATGCGCCCCCTGCGCCTGGCGTTGCTCCACCAGGCGGTTGTCCAGATCATGGCGCAGACGATCGAGATCAGCCTGACAGACGCCGAAGGTCGAGTCAAAAAAGCTTGGACATGGCGGCAGCAGAAAGGGTCTGCCGCCGGCAAGACGGATTTCCCTGGGCTTGGGGAACACTCGGTGGTAGGGGGACGGGGCGGTTTCAAGCTGTTCGCGCCACTTTTTATAGGACGCGCACAGCTCTGCATGCTTCCAAAGGCTCATCGGCGGCACATGGCCGGATTCCACGTCCTGTTGCATGTGCGACTCTAAACACCGGCTGACTGCGCAGATTTGCCGGCTCAGGAAAACAGAGTCCTGCATCTTGGGGATGCTCTTGAAAAGAAGAGTGGTTTGCTCCAGTGAAGGGGGCGGACCAACCGGCAGTTCGGTCCGCAGAGTGTGCACGTCGCCGTCGCTGGTACGCACGTGGCAGAGCACGCTGTGCACTCCTTGGCCCAGGCGAAGCGAATCCTTGGCGATCGACAGGGTTTTTCCCAATCGGGTGTGGAAGCGGGCCAAAACCTGTTTTTGATCCGGCGCCAGAATTTCCACCACCGCCGGCACGCTGGATCCCAGCAGCTCAATTTTGTGTTTTTGGCCGACGAAAATCTCCCAGCTTGCTTCAGTCTCGTAAACCTGTGGACGGCTGAACAGATGTTTGCGCGCTTCCATTTGCGCAGCAGTTTGGGCCAGATCGAGCAGACGGAACTGAAAGCTCCACTTGCCGCCGCCCTGAGCGATCTTGAGCAGAATGTTGTTTTCCCCTTTTTGCAGAAGTATGGGAATTAAATCCCGGTCCGGCTCTTCGGTGCCGCCGCACATGTGATCCAGTATCATGTGCCCGTTCTGCCACACGCGCACGCCGTCGTTGGAGGTCACGCTCAACGCCATGGGCGTTGTTTCGCTGCAGAGGATGACGCAGGCGGCGTAGGCGACCACGCCCTCATTCGGCTGTAAAATGTCATCCAGTGGAATCAGACTGAGATAGCCGTGATACCGGCGCCAGGTTATTTTGCGTCCGTCCGGGTGTTTGATAGTCATGCCGTCCCCCGGCCTGATTCTGGATTCTCCGCCTTTTTCCACCAGATAATCACGATAGAAACCGAGCGACGTCTCATCATTGCGGTACTCGTTGATGCCTTCAGGCAGGGGATTGGGAAACGGTCCGCACAACAGCCAATCTTTGAAATATTCCCCGGCTTTCGGGTTGGCATAGGTTGGAATTTTTTCGCCAGCGCTTAGGCTGAAGACACAGGACAGAAGAATGAAAAGGGGGCGTTTCATAGGTCCTCAACAAAATGGATGAGTAGGAATGGTTCTTTGGTTTGCTGCGATTCGGCCGCTTTTATTTGGCGATATCGGCATAGGCAGGCTGCAAGCCTGCCTGAGCCGCCACCTCTTTGGGAAAATCAGGATCGTCCGGCGATCGGCAGAAGGCGTTGTCCTTCCAACTGTGCCATTCCTTTTTGTTTTGATTGAAGCGGATCGCTTCACCCGAGGTGGCATAGATCACGTTCTTTTCGATCCAAAAACCTTTGCTGCCTTCGTCAAAAAAGATGCCGTTGTTGGGCGCACCGCCATGGGTAAAAAAGGATCGATGCACGTCGTGGATCAGATTGCCCTTCAACACAGTGCCCGGCTGCCGACCCAGCGTGTAAATGCCGCCGCCGTCAGCCAACAGCTTCATCACCTCATGGATGTGATTGTTCTCCACGCGGCAGCTGCACTGGCTGGTCGCGGTAGTGTCCCAGCGAAATCCGATGGAGATGCCGGTGTAGGGCAAGTCATAG
This genomic interval carries:
- a CDS encoding CHAD domain-containing protein, producing MKSLVFPPTLSSAQILRRLGGYYRVRRIQPWQGKKILLDTFDGRLFRHGLILIKTGFEYTLVPYKKAGLGQGMACRTRKLVLHVRDLPWSALKKKIAPLVEPRALLPQADWRERRIGIMLFNRKQQVIGQGVVIESVRSKGRFLLVMINGEKGFSADLRALIKEMKAWGGEQVQRNPWLLFLEHLRIALTDYRPKRIVKLQPQWPAYHALTLLLAFQIRILLQNERGLRHDWDVEFLHDFRVAIRRARSVISLFKKNLPAKKLDALRRDFRLLSEATNPLRDLDVQLLRRPLYHKLLPTSLHPGLEKLLRAIARERQKEYLRFVRVLNGAAYQRIKKQWLFSLEQDKTEWASRPAGRLPIRQEVAKLVWKKFGQLQKMKKEDWRNADDEALHRMRIETKKLRYLLEFFSSLFPQPAMAPLLEQLRQVQDHLGHLNDLAVQQVKLLDHLQKSSPLLRHPQTIAAIGALVAVLHQEQEQWKNALAETMEPFFASSHKKSYRKLFREPLGR
- the lexA gene encoding transcriptional repressor LexA; the protein is MKNELTDKQKKVLDAIRRYQAEQGYPPTVRELAEMFGQSSTAGIHKILLLLQQKGFLKKRQGGKSRSLNVVQDLLESRDIGRACSFPILGKVVAGMPELAVEEREGELYLDSDWVGKEDIFLLRVRGHSMIDANIYENDLLIVQMTQSCHNGDIIIAMLDDEATVKRFFNERDRIRLQPENPTMQPIYVNKHDPSFRIIGRVKGLLRRY